The following coding sequences lie in one Bacteroidia bacterium genomic window:
- a CDS encoding efflux RND transporter periplasmic adaptor subunit — MKTKLFFILFALALFTLSCNSKKEANEHEGEHEVLPPNTVEMNDAQGKSSGIELGTIEQKVLSTEIKVNGIVSVSPQNLVSISAIMGGYIKNTSLVQGSPVSKGQVVAVIENPEFIELQQNFIESKSKLDYAETEYNRQKDLNKENVSSNKTYQLALSEYKSLQSKVYALDQKLKLIGIDGKKLQVENISSSISVVSPINGYVKTVNVNIGKYVNPTDVIVEIINMQNLTLELTVFEKDINKISIGQKISFNIPNQPDNKQNATVYQVGKSINTDKTIKVYATVEKENKNLLPGMYVNAIIETQNDSVTALPADAVLSFEDKHYIFIFYERKKEGEKFVTLYEMIEVNKGVTDNGYTEVILPKDFDLQKSKIVLKGAYNLLSAMKNAGDMAC, encoded by the coding sequence ATGAAAACAAAATTGTTTTTTATACTGTTTGCACTGGCCTTATTTACACTAAGTTGCAATAGCAAAAAAGAGGCAAATGAACATGAAGGTGAACATGAGGTGCTTCCACCTAATACAGTTGAGATGAATGATGCTCAAGGTAAATCATCCGGTATTGAGCTTGGTACAATTGAGCAAAAAGTATTAAGTACAGAAATTAAAGTGAATGGAATTGTAAGCGTTTCACCACAAAATCTGGTTTCAATATCTGCAATAATGGGAGGCTATATTAAAAATACTAGTCTGGTTCAAGGTAGCCCTGTTTCAAAAGGTCAGGTTGTTGCAGTTATTGAAAACCCTGAATTTATCGAACTGCAACAAAACTTTATTGAAAGTAAAAGCAAACTTGATTATGCCGAAACTGAATACAACAGGCAAAAGGATTTAAATAAAGAAAATGTAAGTTCTAACAAAACATACCAACTTGCTTTATCAGAGTACAAAAGCCTTCAATCAAAGGTATATGCACTCGATCAGAAATTAAAACTTATAGGTATTGATGGTAAGAAATTGCAGGTTGAAAATATCTCAAGTTCAATTTCTGTTGTATCACCTATAAATGGTTATGTTAAAACTGTTAATGTTAATATTGGCAAGTATGTTAATCCTACCGATGTTATAGTTGAAATTATTAATATGCAAAACTTAACATTAGAACTAACTGTATTTGAGAAAGATATTAATAAAATATCTATCGGCCAAAAAATCAGTTTCAATATTCCAAATCAGCCTGACAACAAACAAAATGCAACTGTTTATCAGGTAGGAAAATCAATTAATACAGATAAAACAATTAAGGTATATGCTACTGTTGAGAAAGAGAATAAAAACTTATTGCCCGGAATGTATGTAAACGCAATAATTGAAACTCAAAATGATTCTGTTACTGCTTTACCTGCTGATGCAGTACTTTCTTTCGAGGATAAACATTATATTTTCATCTTTTATGAAAGAAAAAAGGAAGGTGAAAAGTTTGTTACTTTATATGAAATGATCGAGGTAAATAAAGGTGTAACAGACAATGGTTACACAGAAGTAATTTTGCCAAAAGACTTCGATCTTCAAAAAAGTAAAATTGTTCTAAAAGGGGCTTATAATTTATTATCAGCAATGAAAAATGCTGGCGATATGGCTTGTTAA
- a CDS encoding CusA/CzcA family heavy metal efflux RND transporter — protein MIEKIIKFSINNKLVIGLFLLALIAWGIYSLKKLPIDAVPDITNNQVHIISIAPTLAANEVEQFITAPIEISVANIPNKVELRSISRLGLSVVTVVFEDNVDMYWARQQISERLKEAEELIPAGVTKPQLAPISTGLSEIYQYVLRVKPGYEKKYDAMKLRTIQDWIVRREMLGTDGVADVNSYGGFLQQYEVSVNPEQLKAMGITLTDIFNSLEKNNQNTGSAYIDKKPQAYFIRGIGLVTSIEDIENIVVKSTNQDLPILIKDVAKVQFGNAPRYGAFIVDTIGEAVGGVVMMLKGKNASEVIDGVKERIKLIQKSLPEGVEIEAFYDRTELVDRAVGTVSKNLIEGGLIVIFILVLLLGNFRAGLIVASVIPLSMLFAISLMNLFGVSGNLMSLGAIDFGLIVDGAVIIVESVVHRISQSSTHHVGVKKLSRQQMDGEVLSSAKRMMNSATFGQIIILIVYLPILALVGIEGKMFRPMAQTVSFAILGALILSLTYVPVASALFLSRKTEHKTTFSDKIMKALHKAFDPLLNFSLKHKISVIIISVSLFIGSIFLFNSLGGEFIPQLEEGDLAAGVMTLQGGSLSNTIETVEKANKILMSKFPEVEHVVCKIGTGEIPTDPTPMETGDYIMVMKDKKDWTSASSREEMMEKMQEELSVLKGVVFTLQQPIQMRFNELMTGSKQDVAVKIFGDNLDTLATNADEIEKLIRDVPGVEDINVEKVTGSGQVQVIYDRKKIAQYGLNIEDINLILKTAFAGSSAGVVYDEEKRFDLVVRFNKNFRDDIEFIRSLYVPLPNGNQITLDQLASVEIKTGTAQVSRESTKRRITIQFNVRNRDVQSIIEEIRPILDKKLKLPPGYYITYGGQFENLVAANKRLSIAVPVALLLIFVLLFFTFKSLKQTLLIYSAVPLSMIGGVIALYIRDMNFSISAGVGFIALFGVAVLNGIVLIAEFNRLEREENISDIYERVFKGIKSRFRPVLMTAAVASLGFLPMALSSSAGAEVQKPLATVVIGGLISATLLTLIVLPVLYILFSGKKRKNGISPVVKTILMILCFSGFSSLNTVKAQTNNPKTYTLDQIIQTALTNNGYIKSAALQVEYQKKLKNGSWEYEKTSFDYTNGQTNSYVKDNSFTISQSFPSVFQNVGRSKLGNAYVKNAENGLLLSKTEIISNVKSVYVQQLYNYSLLKLLVYQDSLYYNFLKAAELKTAKGESPLLEKVTAQTRSMEIKTLINQVKADIQISQQKLKVLINERENISLSDTMLFKIDFAFISDSSAIFNNPTLAIIKQQIEISRRETQVERLKLMPDLSVGYFNQSNKDLSSGYRFTGVQFGVAVPILFFSQSAKIKASKINEQIAQNNYEYYNSAIQGEFQTLLQEYLKLKSSIEYYETNAIPQSDLIIKQSGKSYVAGDINYVEYVLNLDKALEIKSNYLLTLSKYNQSIIDIDRMLGKTN, from the coding sequence ATGATAGAAAAAATCATTAAATTTTCGATAAATAACAAATTAGTAATAGGGTTATTTTTATTAGCCTTAATTGCTTGGGGTATATATTCTCTAAAGAAATTACCCATTGATGCAGTTCCTGATATTACAAATAATCAGGTGCATATTATTTCAATTGCTCCAACATTGGCTGCTAATGAAGTAGAACAGTTTATTACAGCTCCAATTGAAATATCGGTAGCGAATATACCTAATAAAGTAGAGCTTCGATCTATTTCCCGATTAGGTTTGTCTGTTGTTACAGTAGTGTTTGAAGATAATGTAGATATGTATTGGGCAAGACAGCAAATTTCTGAACGCTTAAAAGAAGCCGAAGAGCTAATTCCTGCCGGAGTTACTAAACCACAATTGGCTCCAATATCTACAGGATTGAGTGAAATATACCAGTATGTATTGAGAGTTAAACCCGGATATGAGAAAAAATATGATGCCATGAAACTGCGTACTATTCAGGATTGGATAGTACGACGTGAAATGCTTGGAACTGATGGTGTAGCAGATGTAAACAGCTATGGGGGGTTTCTACAGCAATATGAAGTCTCTGTAAACCCTGAGCAATTAAAAGCGATGGGAATTACACTCACTGATATTTTTAATTCTCTGGAAAAAAACAATCAGAATACCGGTAGTGCATACATTGATAAGAAACCTCAAGCTTATTTTATCAGAGGCATCGGACTTGTTACATCTATTGAAGATATTGAAAATATTGTTGTTAAATCTACCAATCAAGATTTACCAATTTTAATAAAAGATGTGGCAAAAGTTCAGTTTGGCAATGCCCCAAGATACGGAGCATTTATAGTTGATACAATTGGTGAAGCAGTTGGCGGAGTAGTTATGATGCTTAAAGGCAAAAATGCTTCTGAAGTTATTGATGGTGTGAAAGAGCGAATAAAGCTGATTCAAAAATCATTACCCGAAGGAGTCGAAATAGAAGCATTCTATGACAGGACAGAATTGGTTGACCGTGCTGTTGGAACTGTTTCAAAAAATCTTATAGAAGGTGGTTTAATAGTTATTTTCATCTTAGTTCTGCTACTTGGAAATTTTAGAGCCGGGCTTATTGTTGCATCAGTTATTCCTTTATCTATGCTTTTTGCTATTTCATTAATGAATTTGTTTGGTGTCTCAGGAAACTTAATGAGTTTGGGAGCAATTGATTTCGGGTTGATTGTCGATGGGGCTGTTATTATTGTCGAAAGCGTGGTACATCGAATATCACAAAGTTCAACGCACCATGTCGGAGTTAAAAAGCTATCACGACAGCAAATGGATGGAGAAGTTTTAAGTTCTGCCAAAAGAATGATGAACTCTGCTACATTCGGTCAAATTATTATATTAATAGTTTACTTGCCAATTCTTGCATTAGTAGGAATTGAGGGTAAAATGTTTAGACCAATGGCTCAAACAGTAAGCTTCGCAATTCTTGGCGCACTTATTTTATCATTGACCTATGTTCCGGTTGCATCAGCATTATTTTTAAGCAGGAAAACAGAACATAAAACTACATTTTCTGATAAAATAATGAAGGCACTTCACAAAGCTTTTGATCCATTATTAAATTTTTCATTAAAGCACAAAATATCAGTTATTATAATTTCCGTCTCATTATTCATCGGAAGCATTTTTCTTTTTAATTCACTAGGAGGAGAATTTATTCCTCAACTCGAAGAAGGAGATTTGGCAGCAGGTGTTATGACTTTACAAGGTGGTTCTTTATCTAATACTATTGAAACAGTTGAGAAAGCTAATAAAATTTTAATGTCAAAATTTCCTGAAGTAGAACATGTAGTATGTAAAATCGGAACAGGCGAAATTCCTACTGACCCTACCCCGATGGAAACAGGAGATTATATAATGGTCATGAAAGATAAAAAAGATTGGACAAGTGCCTCCTCAAGGGAAGAAATGATGGAAAAGATGCAGGAAGAATTATCTGTATTGAAAGGAGTAGTATTTACACTTCAACAACCCATTCAGATGAGATTTAATGAATTAATGACTGGATCAAAGCAGGATGTTGCAGTGAAAATATTTGGAGATAATTTAGATACACTTGCAACTAATGCTGATGAAATAGAAAAACTAATTCGTGATGTGCCAGGTGTTGAAGATATAAATGTAGAAAAAGTAACTGGCTCTGGGCAGGTTCAGGTAATATACGACAGAAAGAAGATTGCACAATATGGGTTAAACATAGAAGACATTAATTTGATTCTAAAAACTGCATTTGCTGGTAGCTCTGCCGGAGTGGTATATGATGAAGAAAAACGCTTCGATCTGGTAGTCCGTTTTAATAAAAATTTTAGAGATGACATTGAGTTTATTAGAAGTCTGTATGTTCCATTACCGAACGGTAATCAAATTACACTTGACCAACTTGCTTCTGTTGAAATTAAAACCGGTACTGCACAGGTTTCCCGTGAAAGTACCAAACGTCGTATTACAATCCAATTCAATGTACGTAACAGGGATGTTCAATCTATTATTGAAGAAATCCGTCCTATACTCGATAAAAAATTAAAACTTCCTCCGGGATATTATATTACTTATGGTGGTCAATTTGAAAACTTGGTTGCAGCAAATAAAAGGTTGTCAATTGCTGTACCTGTAGCCTTATTATTAATTTTCGTTCTTTTATTTTTTACTTTCAAATCATTAAAACAAACCTTACTTATTTATTCGGCTGTTCCACTATCTATGATAGGTGGTGTAATTGCTCTTTATATTCGTGATATGAATTTCAGTATCTCGGCTGGTGTTGGGTTTATCGCTTTGTTTGGGGTTGCTGTACTGAATGGAATTGTTTTAATTGCAGAATTTAATCGACTGGAAAGAGAAGAAAATATTTCTGACATTTATGAACGTGTTTTTAAGGGTATAAAATCACGTTTTCGCCCGGTATTGATGACAGCAGCTGTTGCTTCACTTGGATTTTTACCAATGGCATTATCATCTTCAGCCGGAGCAGAAGTTCAGAAACCTTTAGCAACCGTTGTTATTGGCGGATTAATTTCAGCTACACTTTTAACTTTAATTGTATTGCCGGTACTTTATATTTTGTTTTCTGGTAAAAAAAGAAAAAATGGAATTTCTCCTGTTGTAAAAACAATCCTAATGATTTTGTGTTTTTCAGGATTTAGTTCGTTGAATACTGTAAAGGCTCAGACTAATAATCCGAAGACATATACACTCGATCAGATTATTCAAACTGCATTGACTAACAATGGCTATATCAAATCGGCAGCTTTGCAAGTTGAATATCAGAAAAAACTTAAAAATGGAAGCTGGGAATACGAAAAAACCAGTTTTGACTATACAAATGGTCAAACCAATTCATATGTAAAAGATAATAGCTTTACGATTTCACAATCTTTCCCATCCGTTTTTCAAAATGTTGGTCGTTCAAAACTGGGAAATGCTTATGTTAAGAATGCAGAAAACGGTTTATTGCTATCGAAAACTGAAATCATAAGCAATGTAAAATCAGTTTACGTTCAGCAATTATATAATTACTCCCTGCTTAAATTACTTGTTTATCAGGATTCACTTTATTACAATTTCCTTAAAGCAGCTGAACTTAAAACTGCAAAAGGTGAAAGTCCGTTATTAGAAAAAGTAACAGCACAGACTCGTTCTATGGAGATTAAAACATTAATCAATCAGGTAAAAGCAGATATTCAGATCAGTCAACAGAAACTGAAAGTTCTTATTAATGAAAGAGAAAATATCAGTCTTTCTGACACGATGTTATTTAAAATCGATTTTGCGTTTATATCTGACAGTTCCGCTATTTTTAATAATCCAACTCTTGCTATAATAAAGCAACAAATTGAAATTAGCAGAAGAGAAACTCAGGTTGAAAGATTGAAATTAATGCCTGACCTATCTGTTGGTTATTTTAATCAGTCAAATAAAGATTTAAGTAGTGGGTATCGTTTTACTGGTGTACAGTTTGGAGTTGCTGTTCCTATATTATTCTTTTCTCAATCTGCAAAAATAAAGGCATCTAAGATTAACGAACAAATTGCACAGAATAATTATGAATATTATAATTCTGCGATACAGGGTGAATTTCAAACGCTTTTGCAGGAATATTTGAAACTCAAATCAAGCATAGAATATTATGAAACGAATGCAATTCCGCAATCTGATTTGATTATTAAACAATCAGGTAAAAGCTATGTAGCTGGTGATATTAATTATGTGGAATATGTACTTAATCTTGATAAAGCACTGGAAATAAAATCAAATTATTTGCTAACATTAAGTAAATATAATCAATCGATAATAGACATTGATAGAATGTTAGGAAAAACAAATTAA
- a CDS encoding transcriptional repressor → MNKLNQRNIKPTAMRELVLKVLMEQKVAISLADLEQKFDKVDKVTLYRTLKTFEENKLIHSIDDGTGSVKYAMCNETCECNPNDLHIHFLCSKCKQTYCMTEIPVPPVNLPVLFTLDSINMVVKGVCANCHK, encoded by the coding sequence ATGAATAAACTTAATCAAAGGAATATCAAGCCAACTGCAATGCGTGAGTTGGTTTTAAAAGTATTGATGGAACAAAAGGTTGCCATTAGTTTAGCTGATTTAGAACAAAAATTTGATAAAGTAGATAAAGTTACTTTATATAGGACTTTAAAAACTTTTGAAGAAAATAAGCTTATACATAGCATTGATGATGGCACTGGCTCCGTTAAGTATGCTATGTGCAATGAAACCTGTGAATGTAATCCAAATGATTTACATATTCATTTTTTATGCTCAAAATGCAAGCAAACCTATTGCATGACCGAAATTCCAGTTCCTCCTGTAAATCTGCCGGTTCTCTTTACACTTGATAGTATTAACATGGTAGTAAAAGGTGTATGTGCTAATTGCCATAAATAA
- a CDS encoding TolC family protein has protein sequence MNKYIKICSVLFFLPISLLAQNSIESILPQIEKNNSTLLALQKSVEANSFGNRTGIYLKNPEFEFNYLFGNPSAIGNRTDFSIRQSFDFPTAYCYKSKIANMKNQQLELEYQKQLKTVLLQARSLCIDIINANALKKEYDRRLKHAQSISDSYKARFNNGDVNVIEYNKTQLNLLNAQKESETNDLKLKGYTSELTSLNGGTAIAVEDTVFVVKEIPVDFEQWYIEAEKSSPVLSWLKQEIEISQKQQKLNMAMSLPKLSTGYMSEKVVGQQFQGLSVGISIPLWENKNTVKFAKANILAIQALETDYKINFYNKLKILHGKAISLRKTVDAYRLTLMSANNAELLKTAFDKGEISLIDYMMELAFYYSSINSMFETEKELQKVISELTIYQ, from the coding sequence ATGAACAAATACATAAAAATATGTTCTGTTCTTTTCTTTTTGCCGATTTCTCTTTTAGCACAAAACAGTATTGAAAGTATTTTGCCGCAAATAGAAAAGAACAACTCAACTCTTTTAGCATTGCAAAAAAGTGTTGAAGCCAATAGTTTTGGCAATAGAACAGGCATTTACCTTAAAAATCCTGAATTTGAATTCAACTATTTATTTGGTAATCCTTCAGCTATTGGCAACCGTACTGATTTTAGCATAAGACAGTCGTTTGATTTTCCAACGGCATATTGTTACAAAAGCAAAATTGCAAACATGAAGAATCAGCAACTGGAGCTTGAATATCAGAAACAATTAAAAACAGTACTTCTTCAAGCTCGAAGTCTATGTATAGATATTATCAATGCAAATGCTTTGAAAAAAGAATACGACAGACGATTGAAACATGCTCAGAGTATTTCCGATTCTTATAAAGCAAGGTTTAATAACGGAGATGTAAATGTTATTGAATATAACAAAACACAATTAAACTTATTAAATGCTCAGAAAGAATCCGAAACAAATGATCTGAAACTTAAAGGATACACTTCAGAGCTTACTTCTTTAAACGGTGGAACCGCAATAGCAGTTGAAGATACCGTTTTTGTAGTAAAAGAAATCCCAGTTGATTTTGAGCAGTGGTATATTGAAGCTGAAAAAAGCAGTCCGGTTTTATCTTGGCTGAAACAAGAAATTGAAATAAGTCAGAAACAACAAAAACTTAATATGGCAATGAGTTTACCAAAATTATCTACAGGCTATATGAGTGAGAAAGTTGTAGGGCAACAATTCCAGGGTTTAAGTGTAGGCATATCAATTCCGTTATGGGAAAACAAAAACACTGTTAAATTCGCTAAAGCAAATATTCTTGCTATTCAGGCATTGGAGACTGATTATAAAATTAATTTTTACAATAAACTTAAAATTTTACATGGTAAGGCAATAAGTCTACGAAAAACAGTTGATGCGTATCGTTTAACTTTGATGTCGGCAAATAATGCTGAATTGCTTAAAACAGCATTTGATAAAGGCGAAATTTCATTAATTGACTATATGATGGAACTTGCTTTCTATTATTCGAGTATAAATAGCATGTTTGAAACTGAAAAAGAATTACAAAAAGTTATTTCTGAGCTAACTATTTACCAATAA
- a CDS encoding DUF3147 family protein: protein MIRFIIKVLVTSVLIVAISEVSKRNSVMAAIYASLPLTTLLAMVWLYLDTNNSQKVASLSWNVLIAVIPSFIFLIAFPLFIKFGLNFWVSLTISAAITAIAYWGYVVVLKYYGINF from the coding sequence ATAATTAGATTTATTATTAAAGTATTGGTAACTTCTGTGTTAATTGTTGCAATTTCAGAAGTAAGCAAACGAAATTCAGTAATGGCAGCTATTTACGCATCTTTACCATTGACTACTTTATTGGCTATGGTTTGGCTGTATCTGGACACAAACAATTCCCAGAAAGTTGCTTCTCTTTCTTGGAATGTCCTTATTGCAGTCATTCCTAGCTTTATTTTTTTAATAGCATTTCCCTTGTTCATCAAGTTTGGTTTAAATTTCTGGGTATCGTTAACGATATCGGCAGCTATTACAGCCATTGCTTATTGGGGTTATGTTGTAGTATTAAAATATTATGGTATTAATTTTTAA